Proteins found in one Syntrophobacterales bacterium genomic segment:
- a CDS encoding diguanylate cyclase yields the protein MKVAFAVQKDEGMESTVYNHFGSAPAFVTIDTATERVVTISNADVNHVHGACNPIMAIGGQDVDAVVVGGIGAGAIRGLNSRGIRVYGAVMPTVKGNMEMLKAGELPELTMQHACGGHGGGCAH from the coding sequence ATGAAAGTAGCCTTTGCGGTACAGAAAGATGAAGGAATGGAGAGTACGGTTTATAATCACTTCGGCTCGGCTCCGGCTTTTGTCACGATAGATACGGCGACGGAGCGGGTTGTTACTATCAGTAACGCAGATGTGAATCATGTTCACGGCGCATGCAATCCCATCATGGCAATCGGCGGCCAGGACGTAGACGCCGTAGTTGTAGGCGGGATCGGCGCAGGAGCAATTCGGGGGCTTAATTCCCGAGGCATCAGGGTATACGGGGCTGTAATGCCCACAGTGAAAGGCAACATGGAAATGTTGAAGGCGGGAGAACTTCCTGAATTGACCATGCAGCACGCATGTGGCGGGCATGGTGGCGGTTGCGCTCACTGA